The proteins below are encoded in one region of Macaca nemestrina isolate mMacNem1 chromosome 10, mMacNem.hap1, whole genome shotgun sequence:
- the LOC105474319 gene encoding keratin, type II cuticular Hb5: MSCRSYRISSGCGVTRNFSSCSAVAPKTGNRCCISAAPYRGVSCYRGLTGFGSRSLCNLGSCGPRVAVGGFRAGSCGRSFGYRSGGVCGPSPPCITTVSVNESLLTPLNLEIDPNAQCVKQEEKEQIKSLNSRFAAFIDKVRFLEQQNKLLETKWQFYQNQRCCESNLEPLFSGYIETLRREAECVEADSGRLASELNHVQEVLEGYKKKYEEEVALRATAENEFVVLKKDVDCAYLRKSDLEANVEALVEESSFLRRLYEEEIRVLQAHISDTSVIVKMDNSRDLNMDCIVAEIKAQYDDVASRSRAEAESWYRSKCEEMKATVIRHGETLRRTKEEINELNRMIQRLTAEIENAKCQRAKLEAAVAEAEQQGEAALSDARCKLAELEGALQKAKQDMACLLKEYQEVMNSKLGLDIEIATYRRLLEGEEHRLCEGVGSVNVCVSSSRGGVSSGGLSYSTTPGRQITSGPSAIGGSFTVMAPDSCAPCQPRSSSFSCGSSRSVRFA; encoded by the exons ATGTCGTGCCGCTCCTACAGGATCAGCTCAGGATGCGGGGTCACCAGGAACTTCAGCTCCTGCTCAGCTGTGGCCCCTAAAACTGGCAACCGCTGCTGCATCAGCGCCGCCCCCTACCGAGGGGTGTCCTGCTACCGGGGGCTGACGGGCTTCGGCAGCCGCAGCCTCTGCAACCTGGGCTCCTGCGGGCCCCGGGTAGCTGTGGGTGGCTTCCGCGCCGGCTCCTGCGGACGCAGCTTTGGCTACCGCTCCGGGGGCGTGTGCGGGCCCAGCCCCCCATGCATCACTACCGTGTCTGTCAACGAGAGCCTCCTTACGCCCCTCAACCTGGAGATTGACCCCAACGCGCAGTGTGtgaagcaggaggagaaggagcagatcAAGTCCCTCAACAGCAGGTTCGCAGCCTTCATCGACAAG GTGCGCTTCCTGGAGCAGCAGAACAAGCTGCTGGAGACCAAATGGCAGTTCTACCAGAACCAGCGCTGCTGCGAGAGCAACCTGGAGCCACTGTTCAGTGGCTACATTGAGACTCTGCGGCGGGAGGCCGAGTGCGTGGAGGCCGACAGCGGGAGGCTGGCCTCAGAACTCAACCACGTGCAGGAGGTGCTGGAGGGCTACAAGAAGAA GTATGAAGAGGAGGTGGCCCTGAGAGCCACGGCAGAGAATGAGTTTGTGGTTCTAAAGAAG GACGTGGACTGCGCCTACCTGCGGAAATCAGACCTGGAGGCCAATGTGGAGGCCCTGGTGGAAGAGTCTAGCTTCCTGAGGCGCCTCTATGAAGAG GAGATCCGTGTTCTCCAAGCCCACATCTCAGACACCTCGGTCATAGTCAAGATGGACAACAGCCGAGACCTGAACATGGACTGCATCGTCGCTGAGATCAAGGCTCAGTATGACGATGTTGCCAGCCGCAGCCGGGCCGAGGCTGAGTCCTGGTACCGTAGCAAG TGTGAGGAGATGAAGGCCACGGTGATCAGGCATGGGGAGACCCTGCGCCGCACCAAGGAGGAGATCAACGAGCTGAACCGCATGATCCAGAGGCTGACGGCCGAGATTGAGAATGCGAAGTGCCAG CGTGCCAAGCTGGAGGCTGCTGTGGCCGAGGCAGAGCAGCAGGGTGAGGCGGCCCTCAGTGATGCCCGCTGCAAGCTGGCTGAGCTGGAGGGTGCCCTGCAGAAGGCCAAGCAGGACATGGCCTGCCTGCTCAAGGAGTACCAGGAGGTGATGAACTCCAAGCTGGGCCTGGACATCGAGATCGCCACCTACAGGCGCCTGCTGGAGGGCGAGGAACACAG GCTGTGTGAAGGTGTGGGCTCCGTGAATGTCT GTGTCAGCAGCTCCCGTGGCGGAGTCTCCTCTGGGGGCCTCTCCTATAGCACCACCCCAGGGCGCCAGATCACTTCTGGCCCCTCAGCCATAGGGGGCAGCTTCACAGTGATGGCCCCTGACTCCTGTGCCCCCTGCCAGCCtcgatcctccagcttcagctgcGGGAGTAGCCGGTCTGTCCGCTTTGCCTAG